The DNA window GTGCCGCGTGAAATGGACGAGGCCGATCTGGAACGCGTGAAGGTCGCGCATGTGGAAGCCGCGCGCCGGGCCGAGCGCCTCGGATTCGACCTGCTGGAGGTCCACGCGGCGCATGGCTATCTTCTGCACCAGTTCCTCTCTCCAATTTCCAACCACCGCATCGACGGCTATGGCGGCAGCGCGGAGAACCGGATGCGCTTTCCGCTCGAAGTGGTGCGTGCCGTCCGCGCGGTCTGGCCGGAGGGGCGGCCGCTCGGCCTACGGATCACCGGACGCGATTGGATGCAAGGTGGCATCGAGCTGGAGGATGCCGTGACCTTCGCCAATCGGCTGAAGCAGGAGGGCGTTGATTTTGTCTGCGCGTCGAGCGGCGGCGTGGCGCCGAATGCCGTCCCGAGGATCGAGCCGGGTTACCAGATACCATTCGCGGAGCGCGTGAAGCGCGAAACGGGGCTTCCGACCCGCGCCGTCGGCCTCATCTCCACGCCGAAACAGGCCGAGGCGATCATCTCCGAGGGGAGAGCCGACATGATCGCGCTGGGGCGCGCCTTCCTCGACAACCCCCATTGGGGCTGGTTGGCTGCCCGCGCCCTGAATGCCGAGATCGAGCGGCCGGTCCAGTACCAACGGGCAGCGGACAAGGTTTGGCCCGGCGCGGCCTATGCGGACGCAAACTGATTGGCGCGAGACGACGGAATTGTTGTGAAAGAGGCCCCGCCAGTGTCGTCAATGATGGCGCGCGGCGCGGGCTGGGACCTTTGCTAAACCTGCTCCCACTTTCGGAACGTATAATGGGAGTTTGCCCGCCGATTATTGATTCTTTTGCGCGAACGGTGCCGATCTAGGTCGACGGCGGGGAGGCGAGCAACTCGACCTCGACGAAGGCGATCTCTTCATCGCTGTCATTTGCGATATTGTGCTCAACCCCGGCGGGTCGGGTATAGCTCTTGCCGGTTTCGATAGGATAAGGGCTTCCGCTGTCGCCGGGCCGATTCTCCACGGTCAGCGTGCCGCCCTTGACCGGCACCACGACGTAGGCGGCCTCATGACGATGCGAACCGGTTTCGCTGCCCGGCGGAAAGCGCCAGAGAGTCGCCCGGAGATGCGTCTCCGAAATTTGAAGTTCCGATATGGCGGCGCTGCGTTTGCTCATGTGCGTTTCCCTTGCGGACCGTCAGTTTTTTCGTGTTTAAAAGAACGCCAGCGAACGTTCACCGGTAGGACCGAGGTCTCAGTTTGGCCCATTGCTTCCGATCAACGCAAGAAGCCCCACATACAGGACGCAAGCAACCTCAAGATTCATGACGAC is part of the Chelativorans sp. AA-79 genome and encodes:
- a CDS encoding NADH:flavin oxidoreductase/NADH oxidase, whose protein sequence is MSALFSPFTLKELTLANRIVVSPMCQYSAEDGSATDWHLAHLGTLSASGAGALIVEATAVEREGRITHGDLGLYNDANEEALARILVHCRAHGSARLGIQIGHAGRKASAHKPWDGGRALGVNEDPWTTIAPSALAFGEGWHVPREMDEADLERVKVAHVEAARRAERLGFDLLEVHAAHGYLLHQFLSPISNHRIDGYGGSAENRMRFPLEVVRAVRAVWPEGRPLGLRITGRDWMQGGIELEDAVTFANRLKQEGVDFVCASSGGVAPNAVPRIEPGYQIPFAERVKRETGLPTRAVGLISTPKQAEAIISEGRADMIALGRAFLDNPHWGWLAARALNAEIERPVQYQRAADKVWPGAAYADAN
- a CDS encoding cupin domain-containing protein, translating into MSKRSAAISELQISETHLRATLWRFPPGSETGSHRHEAAYVVVPVKGGTLTVENRPGDSGSPYPIETGKSYTRPAGVEHNIANDSDEEIAFVEVELLASPPST